One window of Papio anubis isolate 15944 chromosome 10, Panubis1.0, whole genome shotgun sequence genomic DNA carries:
- the WNT6 gene encoding protein Wnt-6 has translation MLPPAPSRLGLLLLLLLCPAHVGGLWWAVGSPLVMDPISICRKARRLAGRQAELCQAEPEVVAELARGARLGVRECQFQFRFRRWNCSSHSKAFGRILQQDIRETAFVFAITAAGASHAVTQACSMGELLQCGCQAPRGRAPPRPSGLPGTPGPPGPAGSPEGSSAWEWGGCGDDVDFGDEKSRLFMDARHKRGRGDIRALVQLHNNEAGRLAVRSHTRTECKCHGLSGSCALRTCWQKLPPFREVGARLLERFHGASRVMGTNDGKALLPAVRTLKPPGRADLLYAADSPDFCAPNRRTGSPGTRGRACNSSAPDLSGCDLLCCGRGHRQESVQLEENCLCRFHWCCVVQCHRCRVRKELSLCL, from the exons ATGCTGCCGCCCGCGCCCTCCCGCCtcgggctgctgctgctgctgctcctgtgCCCAGCGCACGTCGGCGGACTGTGGTG GGCTGTGGGCAGCCCCTTGGTTATGGACCCTATCAGCATCTGCAGGAAGGCACGGCGGCTGGCCGGGAGGCAGGCCGAGTTGTGCCAGGCTGAGCCGGAAGTAGTGGCAGAGCTAGCCCGGGGCGCCCGGCTCGGGGTGCGAGAGTGCCAGTTCCAGTTCCGCTTCCGCCGCTGGAACTGCTCCAGCCACAGCAAGGCCTTTGGACGCATCCTGCAGCAGG ACATTCGAGAGACGGCCTTCGTGTTCGCCATCACCGCGGCGGGCGCCAGCCACGCCGTCACGCAGGCCTGTTCCATGGGCGAGCTGCTGCAGTGCGGCTGCCAGGCGCCCCGCGGGCGGGCCCCTCCCCGGCCCTCCGGCCTGCCCGGCACCCCCGGACCCCCTGGCCCCGCGGGCTCCCCGGAAGGCAGCTCCGCCTGGGAGTGGGGAGGCTGCGGCGACGACGTGGACTTCGGGGACGAGAAGTCGAGGCTCTTTATGGACGCGCGGCACAAGCGGGGACGCGGAGACATCCGCGCGTTGGTGCAACTGCACAACAACGAGGCGGGCCGGCTG GCCGTGCGGAGCCACACGCGCACCGAGTGCAAATGCCACGGGCTGTCGGGCTCGTGCGCGCTGCGAACCTGCTGGCAGAAGCTGCCTCCGTTTCGCGAGGTGGGCGCGCGGCTGCTGGAGCGCTTCCACGGCGCCTCACGCGTCATGGGCACTAACGACGGCAAGGCCCTACTGCCCGCGGTCCGCACGCTCAAGCCGCCGGGCCGAGCGGACCTCCTCTACGCCGCTGATTCGCCCGACTTCTGCGCCCCCAACCGACGCACCGGCTCCCCCGGCACGCGCGGCCGCGCCTGCAATAGCAGCGCCCCGGACCTCAGTGGCTGCGACCTGCTGTGCTGCGGCCGCGGGCACCGCCAGGAGAGCGTGCAGCTCGAAGAGAACTGCCTGTGCCGTTTCCACTGGTGCTGCGTAGTGCAGTGCCACCGCTGCCGTGTGCGCAAGGagctcagcctctgcctctga